The genomic region TCCGTACCAGGTATATGGATTACTAAACCAGAATAACAACTTCAAACCGTGCTTGAGTGACTTACTGATTACGTAACATCCCTTTATCCCCAAGACACAATATTGATGGGACCCTTACGTTAGGTATAAAGGGGGCGTCGATATACAGGTAGAACTGGTCAGGGCACTGGCCTCATAGGTCCACACACAGAACGGGTGGCATATTGTATTACATACACTTCATATACAGTACCAGGTGAGTGACTTGACACAGAttaatatgacatttatatgtatGAAGATAGAACATATTGCCTAAGGAGATTAGCAGATTAGCACTAACCCCTACAGGTTATAATACTTTTTGAACTATTACTGTTTCTGAAGACAGCACTGTCGTTAACGGTTAAAGTAGTGATAGTTGTCGGATTGGTCGGCTGGAGAATGCGCCTCCTGAAGAAAAAGGTAATCAAACGAGGTGTTCCCGGCACTATCAGCTAAACTGTATCAGAGGTTGTAGTAATTAAGACTGTACTTAACAAGATGCctcattatttatagttatattttcttttttttcagacTGTCGCTGCTTAATCACCAGAATGACGACATTGATTAAACTCAGTAACGAGACTTATTCCTCTAAAGCATCATCAGATGAGCGGTTTGCAAACTTCAGTTTTTCACCGAAAGCTACAGGAGGAACCATGGTTGTTTTTAAAGGCCTTATGTCATTGGTTAATCCAATTGGAGCTGATCCAATCAAAGCTGCTGTTAAGTTTTATCGCAATAACAATGACAAAGCAGCAGTCGGTATATGGAACCAGAGAGCGGTAACTTACGTCAGGAGTGCAGCCATTGGAGAGAATTTTGCTGCAGactttaaaaacattattttcccCCAATGTTTTATGACCACGATGGAAACGGTATCAACATTTAATAAACAATTCAAGATGTCAGACGGCCATCACCGGAAGCTGAGGAAAAACGAGCTCGCTATATTCGAAAGTTACATCGATGGCTGTTTCCAATCATTTATTGATGAAAACGGTACTATTCAAGATATGTGCCCTGAGCAGTTGGAAGCGTTTTGTCATTACAGCTACCACGAGTCACGTGGTAAAATGATAATCACTGGCTTAAAAGGCGTCCACACAAATGGCAAGTTTCAGTTAACTGCTCCTAGGATTCACACGACGAAAGGTACTTTTGGGCCGGATGACTGCGGCCAGGAAGCCGTTTTCAAGTTCTTTCTTAGACACACATGTAAAAGTAGTTGCGAAGCCAATTGGCGCCATCCCCTCTCCGCTCCACCCGCTCTAGACATGGGACGAATAAACAACATtctgtcaaccaatcagaaaagAGGCTCAGCAACGCCCCCGCCGTCCTACAAATCAGTAATTCAACTTGTTTGCGGAAACCACTGCCATCGATTTCGgatgggagataactccattGTGGTGTTACCGGAACATTATCGCCAACAGTCACAAACCGGAAGTGATGCTGTTAGTTCCCTTCAGTGCGGATAAGAACATATTCTGGACAGTGTCAAAATAATTCTTAACTTTTTTTATAGGAGCGTGGACTCGGTAACcataatatgtatgttttgtgttgaaGTATGACTACAATTCTATGACGCGTTTATTTCGAAATATAACTTAATTAAACATTATACTATACTTAAAAAAGAAGAAGATCTACTTATAAAATCAGCTTTTAATGACATGAAAATGTTAACCGTTTTACTTAACatgaatcattttaattattgtATAGCTTGACATTATTTGTGTGCGCGAGGGTGTatgtaaaatgatatacatttatattgtggaAGTTTTAAGTGGCATGGAAACATGTTAATTGCATATCTGTTAAACTAACGTGTAACAAATATCGTAAAATGTCCTGATTTCTTATCAATTCCTTTATTTTGATAACTtatctatatttattatatcaaCTTACAGCAATATAGAGTATATCGTATTTCATTGTGATGATATGCCATTCACTTAACGTAATAAAAACGTAAACAATTTAATGACATTGTTGTTCCTGTTTACAGCGTAGACTAAAACCACGAGGGACATTTGAcattatattaatattcacaagttaAATCATAAAAAACAGTAACGGCTTTTTATGAATTCGTGACCAGATATAATTTCATAAAAGCCTTGTGATGGAGAATATGTTTTCAGTTGACTATATACAAGACGATGTTTAGATGCAGTTATTTAAGATGTTGTGACGAATTACCGAAAGGAgtgaaattaattttacaagTAATCATGGTTTAGCTTAGGCCACCGAAATTCGGTGAGTGTGGATATGTACttaacacattttaaatatagACGTAATATTTAAAACCATGAACGCAGCAGACCGGGAATCCATTGTACTGTGACTGAAAGACATGGTCCCATGTAGTGGCCACTTTTACACATGAACGAAATTTCTTAATACAATGATTCAAAGAGCTAATGTTTAACTTGTTTATACTTTCGatttcatgtatatatgatgaatATAGTAACCATCTGGTATAATGCTATTGTTAGCGTTCACCGAGATAAGTctaatatgtaatataacacattataatACCATGAGGGACAGAACTCCAGTACATATAAACTCTAGGTATTAGAGTATTGTACTGACGACCAGGTATCAGATCCACCTATCCCCTGGTTAATCTAAAAGGCGTTAGATTCTCAACAAAGCACGCATACCACTTTCAGTTGTTTATGCTGCtaccaaaaaataaaacattcaaaacaagtttttttcatgaaatataattttttatataatatctttTGCGTCATTTGCATATATGTATTCtaaaaaaacaacccaaaacATATCGGTGTTTTCTCCCTTTGGGGATAGTAGAAGTCGTGTGGTCAATCAATCAAACGAAGATATTTGTCACGAGTGATCACACAAACGGTTATGTATTAGTGTCAGATATTTAGATCCAGGATTAGGGCGATATCGATGTTACACAACTTGAGCTTAGCATTTCACAATACCGTacacttatacatgtatgtaaacatcCATCCGGAAAGGGCGTCCGTCCAACTGAATGTTTCCAGATAATTTTACTTACAGTTGATAACACCACTGCTTCTTGACGGTTATGTATATGGAGGTTATAATGATAAACCAACGATTCTGAAAAGGTATCATATGTTATTCCCTCAAGGTCAGACTGTAGAGATAACACTGATGAGTGTTAGTGAAGGTCACTTCATCATCTGATAAACACCACACCAAATTGTCACGGTGAGACGTCATACCCGTAAATATATCCAGTGTCAATCGCGAATTAACTGAGCGAAACAAATGATTAACAGAcaaaacagagaataccgacacaaAAACGTAATTCTGAATCAAGTTGATAACATAATACCAACACAAAAACGTAATACCAACACAAAAACGTAATTCTAAATCAAGTCGATAACACAATACCGACACAAAAACGTAATTCTAAATCAAGTCGATAACACAATACCGACACAAAAACGTAATTCTAAATCAAGTCGATAACACAATACCAACACAAAAACGTAATTCTAAATCAAGTCGATAACACAATACCGACACAAAAACGTAATTCTAAATCAAGTCGATAACACAATACCGACACAAAAACGTAATTCTAAATCAAGTCGATAACATAATACCAACACAAAAACGTAATACAAACACTAAAACGTTATTCTAAATCAAGTTGATAACATAATACCAACACGAAAACGTAATACAAACACTAAAACGTAATACCAACACAAAAACGTAATACCAACACAAAAACGTAATACAAACACATAAACgtaatacaaacacaataaCGTAATTCTAAATCAAGTCGATAA from Pecten maximus chromosome 11, xPecMax1.1, whole genome shotgun sequence harbors:
- the LOC117338195 gene encoding uncharacterized protein LOC117338195, which gives rise to MTTLIKLSNETYSSKASSDERFANFSFSPKATGGTMVVFKGLMSLVNPIGADPIKAAVKFYRNNNDKAAVGIWNQRAVTYVRSAAIGENFAADFKNIIFPQCFMTTMETVSTFNKQFKMSDGHHRKLRKNELAIFESYIDGCFQSFIDENGTIQDMCPEQLEAFCHYSYHESRGKMIITGLKGVHTNGKFQLTAPRIHTTKGTFGPDDCGQEAVFKFFLRHTCKSSCEANWRHPLSAPPALDMGRINNILSTNQKRGSATPPPSYKSVIQLVCGNHCHRFRMGDNSIVVLPEHYRQQSQTGSDAVSSLQCG